The following coding sequences are from one bacterium SCSIO 12741 window:
- the rfbF gene encoding glucose-1-phosphate cytidylyltransferase, translating into MKVVIFAGGFGTRISEESYLKPKPMIEIGGKPILWHVMKSYEHYGFNDFIICLGYKGYMIKEYFMNYFLHNSDVTIDLANNNLEIHQSKSESFKVTLIDTGLHTMTAGRLKRVKEHLGNETFMLTYGDGVSDVNINELIDFHKKNKKLATVTSIQPAGKFGSLEIEEDGSVTKFMEKPKGDGHWINGGFFVLEPQVLDYLGDDSDETMWEDYPLVNLASDNQLAAYKHHGFWKCMDALRDKQELEGLWQSGEAKWKVW; encoded by the coding sequence ATGAAAGTAGTGATATTTGCCGGTGGTTTTGGGACCAGAATCTCTGAAGAATCGTACCTTAAACCCAAGCCCATGATTGAGATTGGTGGAAAACCTATTCTCTGGCATGTAATGAAATCGTATGAGCACTACGGATTCAACGATTTCATCATTTGTTTGGGCTACAAAGGGTACATGATTAAGGAGTACTTTATGAACTACTTCTTACACAACTCTGATGTAACTATCGATCTGGCCAACAACAACCTCGAAATTCACCAGTCCAAATCCGAATCCTTTAAGGTCACACTGATTGACACAGGTCTGCATACCATGACCGCAGGTCGACTCAAACGAGTCAAAGAGCACTTGGGTAATGAAACCTTTATGCTCACCTATGGAGATGGTGTTTCGGACGTGAACATCAACGAATTGATCGACTTTCACAAGAAAAATAAAAAGTTAGCGACCGTTACCTCTATTCAACCTGCAGGAAAATTTGGTTCCCTTGAAATTGAAGAAGATGGATCGGTGACTAAATTCATGGAAAAGCCCAAGGGTGACGGGCACTGGATCAACGGAGGCTTCTTTGTTTTGGAGCCCCAAGTACTCGATTATTTGGGTGACGACAGCGACGAAACGATGTGGGAAGATTACCCGCTGGTGAACCTGGCAAGTGATAATCAATTGGCCGCATACAAACATCATGGCTTCTGGAAGTGTATGGATGCATTAAGAGATAAACAAGAACTGGAAGGCCTCTGGCAATCTGGTGAAGCTAAATGGAAAGTTTGGTAA